The DNA sequence CTACTTTGTCTTTGCAATCAATGCTGCGTTTTTATGGTATTTGTCACAGCAATTATTTCCGGGAGGGATTTCTTATGTTTCTGCTCATATTCAGCGAAAGATTTTTCTTATCCATTCAAAACTTCAATCTATGTTAAGTTGTCCTCAACAGTTGGGGAGTGGGGCCTTCAATAATGACGACAAAATTAACTATTGACTAACTGGTGTATCTCTTCAACTAATTTTTGTTCTTGTTATGTAACCTCAAATGTTCCATTACATACTTACTTACACTAGTTGTTCTTGTAGGTATCATTGACATGGAGCCTAATTCACAGCAGAGGTCATTTTCAATCAAACTATGGCCTCCTAGTCAGAACACCAGACAGACCCTTGTGGAGAGGATGACCAACAATCTGACTACTAAATCTCTTTTCACACAGAAGTATGGAACTTTGGACAGGGAAGAGGCTGAAGAGAATGCAAAGAGGATTGAGGATGTTGCTTTTGCAACAGCAAACCTGCACTATGAGAAAGAGCCAGATGGTGATGGAGGTTCTGCGGTTCAGCTTTATGCCAAAGAATGTAGTAAGCTCCTCCTTGATGTTCTTAAAAGAGGACCTGGTAGAAAGGAGGATGAATCTGCTCATACCACTACGCCTCATGAATCTGTTTTTGATATATCTAAAGGCAAACGGGCATTCATCGAAGCAGAAGAGGCACAGGAACTTTTAAGTCCATTAAAGGATCCAGGGAATTCTTTCACCAAAATATGCTTTAGCAACAGAAGCTTTGGGATAGGAGCAGCACAAGTTGCGGAGCCCATTCTCACTTCCCTCAAGGACCAGCTTAGGGAAGTGGATCTATCAGATTTCATTGCTGGAAGACCAGAAGCAGAAGCTCTTGATGTTATGAAAATATTCTCTTCGGCCCTTGAAGGCAGTGTCTTGAAGTCCTTAAACCTCTCGGACAATGCATTAGGTGAAAAAGGCGTTAGAGCATTTGGAGCACTTTTGAAATCGCAGAAATGCTTGGAGGAGCTTTATCTGATGAATGATGGTATCTCAAAGGAAGCTGCTACAGCAGTTTGTGAGTTGATTCCTTTCACAGAGAAACTCAAAGTTCTccattttcataataatatgaCTGGAGATGAAGGGGCACAAGCTATAGCCGAGGTTGTGAAGCGTTCTCCTTCATTGGAGGATTTTCGTTGTTCCTCCACCAGGATAGGCTCTGAGGGTGGAGTTGCCTTGTGTGATGCTTTAGGGAATTGTACCCATCTGAAGAAGCTTGATCTACGAGACAACATGTTAGGCACTGAAGGTGGCGTTTCTCTGAGTAAAGCTCTTTCCAAGCACACAGAGCTAAGAGAGGTATACCTTAGCTATCTAAATTTGGCAGATGATGGTGCAATTGCTATAGTTGATGCTCTTAAGGAGTCAGCACCTCAACTTGAAGTTTTAGAGTTGAGTGGGAATGACATTACAGCTGATGCTGCTCCTGCAATTGCAGCCTTTATTTCAGCAAAGCAGTTTCTGTCTAAGTTGAACCTCTCCGAGAATGAACTCAAGGATGAAGGTGCCAATCTGATAAGTAAAGCCATAGAAGGTCATGGCCTTTTAAAGGAAGTTGATATAAGTGCCAACCAAATAACCAGAAATGGAGCTCATCAATTGGCGGTGACTGTGGTGCAAAAGGCTGATTTCAAACTTCTGAATATTAATGGAAATTTCATTTCCGAAGAAGGCATTGAGGAGTTGACGGAAATATTCAAGAGTTCTCCTGACATGCTGGGTCCATTAGACGAAAATGACCCCGATGGAGAAGACATCGACGAAGAATCTGAAGGAGGTGATGCGGATGAACTGGAATCCAAAATGAAGAACCTTGTAGTTGATTGAACCGAAGCAGTTGAAGTACTTTCATCTTCTGCTGCTCAAGCAACACTTATGTAACTTCAAGTTCATCAATTGACAGCAGACAATCATCGACGAGACATAAAATGTCTGCAACATGTATCGAAACcttgtttttaatgtttcttttttttagtttcatttcattaaggtagattttatcattttctgtTGCTTCCCGGCAGTCATTAGTGTAATGACATTCTGTAATCGATGCtgtgttattttgttttacacATGATTCTGCTTTTGATGAGATGTCCGACTACTAGTTGTTTACAGGAGCTAATGCACCTTTCTCTTTTTGAACACATAAATCCTGTTATGAAAATACTAGCTTAAATTTGTGGACTAATGTTGAGATTTTTTccttataaaagttttaaaaaatatttacccAAATGGACATCGAACAACTTTAATTCCAGAAATAGACTCTATTATAGCAGTAAGAAATTCCGTTCTTGGATAGTGGCGTtctcagatttttttttcttccttaaataataatattattttaaaatttatttattcgaATGGATTGTGGTGCATTTATTTTCTGGAATAGACCTTTTACTGTAGTAATTGGAAATTTGGTTCTCAAGAGCCGAATTTCCATCTGGATTTGTGATTTTCAACAAATAACTATCAGAATTTTGAAAGATTTGTGATTTTTTGTTTTCGTTCTGCTAGAGGATGGGAAAAGAGCATGCACTATGATGTTTTCGATGGCTGAATTAAGTTCTGTTTTCCAACGACCATATTCTGGGAGGGgtttctgtttatttatttatttgttttcttagtGGGGGAGGGGAAGATAAGtgggaaaaattaaaagtaaaataaatttaatttttttacataagaattaaattaaaaaagctTGATTAAAATTAggaagaataaattttaattagtttgagggagaaaagaaatttaaaaatgatctaagtttgaatataattttgttttataaaaaatttaaatattttaaaattttaaaattgaagaaaattgtaaaactttgTGAatctttattgttattataattggtGAAAACTGTAGTAACAAATGTAAATTGAATAATATGTagtgtaatttttatatttatatacaaaatgaCTATTgcgaataaaattttaaataattaattataaatgtgtAGTTGTAGATGTAATTGATTTGAGAGAAggaagtataaataaaattaattcaaatgtAACAAATGCTGTATTGTAATATTGGTTTTTGTAATATAATaagaagataaataataaaatggttCTCCCTTtcttactaaaaaaactcaGAAACCTCCTAAAATTCAGTTTTCAGGAACCGAATTCCGCGTCGCCACCTATCACAATAGCGAGTGAGAATacgattattttcatattttatcattttaaatatctgtTGGCTGTTCAACCAAATATTCTTCCATCGTACAGACCAGGTTCATAACTTACAGAAGTTTACAACGttcattcaataaaaaaacCAAACAATAAGGGTGCAAAAGTTTGAATGCAAAATGTAAGGTGGAAAGTGGAAATGtacatatacataatataatgtgataataatataaaataaaactggtTTTTAAAAAGCATCTTCCTCTCAtctgttatttttaaaaaatgacaattttcgtttatttttattcactttCTCTACACAtggaagaaatataattttaatttatttaaattttttgttcttttctcacttttcaatttttcttcctTGCAACCGAATAAAGGTGATTATATAATTCgaacctaattttttttcttaacaaaattgtCCACTTAAACTTATGCACTTAAGGCTCAGTATAGAAAAATATCAATCAtaagaaatacaataaaataatcaatgaaAATATATGAATGATCAAAAGTCAAATTTGCTgaagtttaatattatattgaatcGGTTAGTTTTAGACCCTGCCTACAGATAATGATAAAGCTAGTATTTTTGGGATGGAAAAGATGGatcaaacttttttaaattaagaaatatttacctcgaaaatataacaaattttagctttgtaaattaatttattacattgTTCATACTACCAATATATAATCATTATAGATTTTcaagttagaaaaaaatttaataaactcTTTTGGTTCTGCATTTAAACCCAAACAATTGTAAAATCATGAAGctatattttggttgttttgcTGATAACgtgaaaatttgaataaaatttctaAACGTTAAGCAAAATTAAACATacatttagataccaatttgtAATCAGGCAATTAGATGAAATCTGCTTAAACTATTTTCTCAAGGAAAACCAGTGTAATTCAAGCATCCACCAAGAAAATATAACTCAACCttgaatattttctttcattaacATTTTTAGCTAAATATGGATGTTGCATACATAATAGAAAAATCTAGCGTAATACACGACAGTTCCTTGTCATTTTCCCCCTAAGATCTTCTTGAAGAATCACAATCAATAGTCGTGCAAAATTCTGGCACCCATAGGCCATGACTAATTAACCTCATATCAGTTCCAGTTTGCTCTTCCATTTGAAGAATGCCCTCTGGCATCAGATAATGAACCCTGGCCCAGAAAACTTGACCTCTTCTTTTTGTGAGTATTCCATGATAACATATGGTGGTTCAAACCACTTCCAACATCCTCGTATGTATGTTTCAGGAAATTTGTTCCTTCAGATTTGAATCTCTTTGAAGAAGGGGCCACATGGAAACTATCTTCACTCGTGCGATCGTTTGCCATCGGAACACTTTCAGTCCTCAACTGTAAACTTTCTTCTGCTACCGTGTTATCGCTGGCTTGAGCAGTGCTGTCAGATGAGAGGTGGTGgtctcttctttttcctttagcTGAAAACTTTGATATGTCTTCTCCGTTCTCCACAGCCTTCATCCACTGCAGATCACTCAATGTATCTGCGTATAccacttcttttcttttccgttTTCCAGTGACAGCACTGTTGAAATCTTTGGACTTATCATCCTTGTTAATCGGAGAATATACCCAATCTGGCAATTCGTGCTCTTCCATGAGACGGGATCTGTAATTTTCCTTTTGTCTTCTCTCTTCATCCATTTTCTCAAACAGCCAAAACTCCTCATCAGAACGAGCTGCAAGGCGGTTAATTTCTCTCTCACTCGGAACATCTGTCCCAAGTGAGCTTGTACCTCTGCGCATAATCTCTTCTAACATTTCTCTTCTGTCCTGGGCTGCACAAACCAAAATACTAGTGATTCAAATAATCTTTCATCATTTAGCCAAACAACCTACGAGGCACCGACATGGTAAACACAGCCAAATAATTAACCGATtccaattgaaattttaaatcttttaatgcatatatatatatatatatatatatatatatatatatatatatatatatatatatatatatatatatatatatatatgcgaaGGTTATAAAGAATAGGCAGAAATTTGCTGGCATAAATGTATTACGTGTTCTGAAgcagtgaaagaaaaaatatcccCTCCCCATCATCCCCCTTTAGGCAAAAGTATCACAAACTACATACCTGTCGAAGTTGTGTTAAAAAGTCCTGCTTGGATAACTTTGGCATCAATGCCCATTTTTTGTTTTGCACGCTCTAGAATCACCTCCTCGATTGATCCTACACTAACCAaaacaaaaaccctaacttccttTTTTTGTCCAATGCGATGTGCTCGGTCCTCGGCTTGTTGATCCATTTGTGGATTCCAATCGCTATCAAAGATTATAACAGTATCTGCTGTTTGTAAGTTCAAACCAAGACCTCCAGCACGTGTGCTCAAGAGAAACATAAAGTATGGGGAGTCAGGAGCATTAAATTTCCTTAGAAGATTGCCTCTTTCCTCAGTTTTTGTTGAACCATCTAGTCTAAGATACTTAAAATCATGAAGTCgtaaatagatttcaagaacgTCCATAAGTCGAGTCATTTGCGAGAAAAGGAGGACTCTGTGACCAGCTCTGCGAAGTTTTGGGAGCAAACGGTCAAGAAGTTCAAACTTACCTGATGCTCTAACAATCTCCTCCTTACGTTTATACATATCATAATCTCCCACGAATAGGTAGGGATGGTTACAACACTTTCTGAGTTGCATTGTTAAGTTTTGTAGACTTTTTGATTTTCCAGAACCtgtaaaatatacatatttggGGAAAAATCGTTAGGAAGTTCTAAGAAACCAGGCATGTGAAACAAGAGATGTTAAAAGTCTGGGTACTATTTTTTAGTAAGAGAGAAGACAACTAGACACCAATAATAGGTGATTGAAAACCATATTTATGTTGAAGTAGCAAATGGTCATATTTCACCAATTCATAACAAAGTTGCAATTGGTAAAACATATTAATAAGGGAAATATATGGAACTGGTGGGAATAGGCTCATAAGTAACCTCCCAAAAGATGGGTTAAAACTTATTTCACAAGCATGTTGAAGATAAAACTAAATTCATATTCTGAGAACCAGCAATGGAGGCAACAACAATGCAAGAGGGGAATAGGATGAATATCTTTAGCATATCAATATCCAAAAGCAAAGAAAGTACGAGAAAAAATGTACGCTTTTATGTGGCTAAAAGAATTGAAACAGGGAATAACTGGAAGACAAGAAATAGACACGAACCGTTGTCCAACCCAACTCTGCCTACATCAGTAACTTGTTGATAATATACTTTCTGCCAGGCTGACATATCACATTTGAGTATGACCTGAGATTTCCCAGGAAGAAATTTTTCCACCTCATCTTTTTTCCGTCTTAATATGAAGGGCCTTATTACCTAAAGATAGAATGAAACACATCAGAGAAGAGGGGAAAAGAGTACAAGTTTAGGAAACTGGAAGAGAGAAACACACTTGATGCAGACGCCGGATAATCAATAGTTGTTCCTCATCTGTGAGGGAGACATCAACTCGGTCTGCGAAGGGGGCATTAAACCAGTCCTCGAAATTTTGAACTGAGTTAAAAATGTTTGGAAGGAGAAAATTAAGCAAAGACCACAACTCCTGCAAACTGTTCTGAATTGGGGTACCAGTCAACAGAAGTCTTCGTTGGATGTGATAACTGCACccaaaaaattttaagaattagaGAAGAGAGGATCTAAACCACCTGAAGTGTGGTACTACACTATCATGTAAATTGACTTAACCATTGAATACTTTGATTGTCTATATGTTATGAAGGCaatccatttttattaattatatattttttctagttCAGTGCAGTCGTCAGAACTGTTTAGAGTTGTTCTAAATAATATAGATGGATATCACAACCAAGAAATTTAGGGAAGTAAACATATTAATCCATGTCACCACCATATGTTGGGTAGAATCATACCCATTGTCTAAGGTTCTTGCCAGAGCAGACTCGTGGTTTTTCAACCGGTGCCCTTCATCAACAATCAAGTACTTCCATTGAATTTTCTTGAGAAATGCTTTATCTCTCATTATAAGATCATAGTGTGTTAATAAAACATTGAATTTCCCCTCCCCTGACAACTCTTCCTTCATTGCCTTCCTCTCATCCAGCCGTCCGTCATAAAGAATAGCTGTGATGCTAAAtcagaaagaaaaagaacacGTGATTTgagttttgaaaattaaaagtgaatATGATGATGTGCAAAATTCACAAACAAATGCATATCTCCTCTCCCCTTGCGAAGAGGGGAAGCAATAATTTACAATGTTGGCATACCTAGGAACCCATGTTGTGAATTCATTAACCCAATTTGGCAGAACTGCCTTTGGAGCAACAATCAAGTGGGGCCCAGTAACACCCTTGTTTTCCATAAGATATGCTATAAGTGAAATTGTTTGTATCGTCTTCCCAAGCCCCATTTCATCAGCCAAAATTCcatttaaattgttattgaaCAAAGAAAGCATCCATTGGAGCCCCTCTATCTGGTATGGTCTTAACTCTCCACCTTGAAGAATAGAGGGTTGCTCAGTCACCTGTAAACAGCTAAGTTGGTTATTTTCCATCGTGCTGCTACAACTTTTACTAAAACAACTAATAAGGagtgacttttttattttcttttcctcaaAAGAAGAAACTCACAGAAACAGAAAATTATACAACACATTTGGAGGAGAAGAAATCCTCCTAAACGCACAatcaagaaaacaaagaaaataaaagatatcgATGAAGCACAAATGACATTTCCTCCAGTTATGTCTAAAGGAACCCCCCTTGAAAGACAATGCATTACACCAAATAGAAACAGGCGTCTAATTTCCCAAATAAGCTATTATGGTAAACGTCTAGTAAGAAATAAGTTTAACAAAGCATGAAAATTGTGTTGAAAAACTCTGTATTTTTTCTCCAAGAGGTGTCCATAGGTACTTACCTTTTCTTGAATTGAATGTATGGCAGAATTATATTGCCGCTGACCTTCAAGTAAATCACTCGAATCACCATTATGATCAGAATCGATCACATCAATATCTTCATCAATAGGTGACTCCTTAGAAATTCCATTCTTTTCTGACTCTGGTAAATCTGCTTCAGAATCTTCCAATGGCTCAATACCATCTGAATACTTTTTGTCCTTTTGACGTTGAACAGCTGCTCCTAAATTTACTAGTAGT is a window from the Vigna unguiculata cultivar IT97K-499-35 chromosome 7, ASM411807v1, whole genome shotgun sequence genome containing:
- the LOC114192098 gene encoding RAN GTPase-activating protein 2, with amino-acid sequence MEPNSQQRSFSIKLWPPSQNTRQTLVERMTNNLTTKSLFTQKYGTLDREEAEENAKRIEDVAFATANLHYEKEPDGDGGSAVQLYAKECSKLLLDVLKRGPGRKEDESAHTTTPHESVFDISKGKRAFIEAEEAQELLSPLKDPGNSFTKICFSNRSFGIGAAQVAEPILTSLKDQLREVDLSDFIAGRPEAEALDVMKIFSSALEGSVLKSLNLSDNALGEKGVRAFGALLKSQKCLEELYLMNDGISKEAATAVCELIPFTEKLKVLHFHNNMTGDEGAQAIAEVVKRSPSLEDFRCSSTRIGSEGGVALCDALGNCTHLKKLDLRDNMLGTEGGVSLSKALSKHTELREVYLSYLNLADDGAIAIVDALKESAPQLEVLELSGNDITADAAPAIAAFISAKQFLSKLNLSENELKDEGANLISKAIEGHGLLKEVDISANQITRNGAHQLAVTVVQKADFKLLNINGNFISEEGIEELTEIFKSSPDMLGPLDENDPDGEDIDEESEGGDADELESKMKNLVVD
- the LOC114191014 gene encoding probable ATP-dependent DNA helicase CHR12 isoform X1, which produces MEKEKEKQNGRHHAKTLICALNLLSRDLPLPPHILNSVSSIYRNHDDGGNSGEDLISDLEDALSKQRPNCVSGFKLEKARESRYRSQIQHRLNDLQELPSSKGEDLQTKCLLELYGLKLAELQMKVRTDVSSEYWLNAKCAYPDRQLFDWGMMRLRRPLYGVGDPFAMDADDQLRKKREAERLSRLEEKEKNHIETRTRKFFAEILNTVREFQLQIQASLKRRKQRNDGVQAWHGRQRQRATRAEKLRFQALKADDQEAYMRMVKESKNERLTLLLEETNKLLVNLGAAVQRQKDKKYSDGIEPLEDSEADLPESEKNGISKESPIDEDIDVIDSDHNGDSSDLLEGQRQYNSAIHSIQEKVTEQPSILQGGELRPYQIEGLQWMLSLFNNNLNGILADEMGLGKTIQTISLIAYLMENKGVTGPHLIVAPKAVLPNWVNEFTTWVPSITAILYDGRLDERKAMKEELSGEGKFNVLLTHYDLIMRDKAFLKKIQWKYLIVDEGHRLKNHESALARTLDNGYHIQRRLLLTGTPIQNSLQELWSLLNFLLPNIFNSVQNFEDWFNAPFADRVDVSLTDEEQLLIIRRLHQVIRPFILRRKKDEVEKFLPGKSQVILKCDMSAWQKVYYQQVTDVGRVGLDNGSGKSKSLQNLTMQLRKCCNHPYLFVGDYDMYKRKEEIVRASGKFELLDRLLPKLRRAGHRVLLFSQMTRLMDVLEIYLRLHDFKYLRLDGSTKTEERGNLLRKFNAPDSPYFMFLLSTRAGGLGLNLQTADTVIIFDSDWNPQMDQQAEDRAHRIGQKKEVRVFVLVSVGSIEEVILERAKQKMGIDAKVIQAGLFNTTSTAQDRREMLEEIMRRGTSSLGTDVPSEREINRLAARSDEEFWLFEKMDEERRQKENYRSRLMEEHELPDWVYSPINKDDKSKDFNSAVTGKRKRKEVVYADTLSDLQWMKAVENGEDISKFSAKGKRRDHHLSSDSTAQASDNTVAEESLQLRTESVPMANDRTSEDSFHVAPSSKRFKSEGTNFLKHTYEDVGSGLNHHMLSWNTHKKKRSSFLGQGSLSDARGHSSNGRANWN
- the LOC114191014 gene encoding probable ATP-dependent DNA helicase CHR12 isoform X2, producing the protein MKVRTDVSSEYWLNAKCAYPDRQLFDWGMMRLRRPLYGVGDPFAMDADDQLRKKREAERLSRLEEKEKNHIETRTRKFFAEILNTVREFQLQIQASLKRRKQRNDGVQAWHGRQRQRATRAEKLRFQALKADDQEAYMRMVKESKNERLTLLLEETNKLLVNLGAAVQRQKDKKYSDGIEPLEDSEADLPESEKNGISKESPIDEDIDVIDSDHNGDSSDLLEGQRQYNSAIHSIQEKVTEQPSILQGGELRPYQIEGLQWMLSLFNNNLNGILADEMGLGKTIQTISLIAYLMENKGVTGPHLIVAPKAVLPNWVNEFTTWVPSITAILYDGRLDERKAMKEELSGEGKFNVLLTHYDLIMRDKAFLKKIQWKYLIVDEGHRLKNHESALARTLDNGYHIQRRLLLTGTPIQNSLQELWSLLNFLLPNIFNSVQNFEDWFNAPFADRVDVSLTDEEQLLIIRRLHQVIRPFILRRKKDEVEKFLPGKSQVILKCDMSAWQKVYYQQVTDVGRVGLDNGSGKSKSLQNLTMQLRKCCNHPYLFVGDYDMYKRKEEIVRASGKFELLDRLLPKLRRAGHRVLLFSQMTRLMDVLEIYLRLHDFKYLRLDGSTKTEERGNLLRKFNAPDSPYFMFLLSTRAGGLGLNLQTADTVIIFDSDWNPQMDQQAEDRAHRIGQKKEVRVFVLVSVGSIEEVILERAKQKMGIDAKVIQAGLFNTTSTAQDRREMLEEIMRRGTSSLGTDVPSEREINRLAARSDEEFWLFEKMDEERRQKENYRSRLMEEHELPDWVYSPINKDDKSKDFNSAVTGKRKRKEVVYADTLSDLQWMKAVENGEDISKFSAKGKRRDHHLSSDSTAQASDNTVAEESLQLRTESVPMANDRTSEDSFHVAPSSKRFKSEGTNFLKHTYEDVGSGLNHHMLSWNTHKKKRSSFLGQGSLSDARGHSSNGRANWN